The Methanosphaera sp. WGK6 DNA segment GCTTTCGTATTATATTTAGTATAAACTAGAAAAAACAACCAAAAATAATAAAAAAATGGAGAGATAACATGATAAAAATAGGAGCAGTTGTAGCAGAATTTAATTTTGACATAACAAGTATGATGTTAGAATTAGCAAAAGAACATGCAAAATTCTTAGATGCAGAAATCACAGAAGTAATGCCAGTACCTGGAGTATATGACATGCCTCTTGCAATAAAAAAATTACTTGAAGATGGAAATGTTGATGCAGTTATCACATTAGGCGCTGTAATTGAAGGTGACACAGAACATGATGAAATTGTAGTACAACATGCAGCACGTAAAATAATAGATTTATCCTTAGACTACAATAAACCTGTAACCTTAGGTATTTCAGGACCAGGAATGACAAGACTTGAAGCACATAAAAGAGTAGAATATGGAAAACGTGCAGTTGAAGCAGCAGTCAAACTTGTAAAAAGGTTACAATAACTGTAACCCACCTCCCCTTCTAACATTCTTTTTTAATACATAATTACTCATTAAAGAAAAAGGAACTATGACAATATGGAAATTTTAACACCTGAAGAACTAAAAGAAAAATATGATGATGCATGGATAACACCATATCATGAAATTCTAACTATAACAGATAATGATGAAAAAGAAATTGAGTTAATAGAATATCATCCATGTCCAATTGGATCAGATTGGATGATAACTCAGTATAAACAAACAAGTCCCCTTATATTAGATGCTAAACGTGATGGAAATAAACATACATATTATGTTAAAAAAGGTAAAACAGAATTAAATTTAAAACCAAGTTTCCAGGCAGCAGGTATTGAAGAAGCTACAATCGACGATGAAGAAGTAAAAATAATTCATGCAGGACTTGCAGGAGCAGGTGTTGGAGCAGCATTTTGCCGTGGAAAAGCATCTGGTGTGAAAAGAGTTGAAATATTCGAAAAAGGAGGTGGATCCAAAGTAGGAAAAGCTGCAGTAGTAACTCCTAAACTTAGAAAAGTAATTATTGGTTTAGATGATACTGATATTCCTACAGAAGGAGCTACCTGGACTCTTGCTAATAATGTTGCAAATGAAATCCAAAAAGAAAAGGGATACAGATATCTAGAACATATAACTTGTCAATTATACCCAAATAATCCTAATAAAACAAAGAATTGTGTTTCTATAATACTAGTATTTGCTATTAAAGAAGAAGACAAAGAAGATTTAATTAGCAGTATTAAAACTAAATTAAAAGAAAAAACATTATCACAAAACACTGCATTTGTAGTATATGATAAATTAGAAGTTCCTGAAGCCGTGCAAAAATATGGTCTTGAAGCTAAAAAATCAATGAAATACTTTGAGGAAGCTGAAAAAATAGCTACTGAAAATAATATTAGAGTAGAATATGTTACTGGAAAAGCAGGACTTATTGGTGCTTTAGCAGCACTTGGATTATATAATCAGCCAGAAGAATATGCAAAAGTATATTCTGAGGAATAAATATAATTATCATACATTTTAAAAATAGAATAATTTTTTTCTAAAAAAAATTGTTCTAAATTTAATTTTACTTTTTAAAACTATTTTTTTGAATATAATTTATCCCTAAAATTTTATAACAGTTTATTTTAAGTTATTTTTTTGATAGGGCTAATTTATTTTTATCTATTTTTTACTTTGTTGTGTGGTTAATCCTTATTACAAATTATGATTTATATGGATTAAATTTTTCAAGAAAAACTATAATATTATCATTATATGTAAAATAAGTTTATAAAAAAAGAGGATGAAATATTATAACCCAATTAACTCGTGGAACTATTAGCTCCTGTATGATTTGGATTATTTATATTAATATTAAGGAATTTTACTAAGGAATTATCATTAGCAAAAATACTTGTTGAGTTACTTTCACTATC contains these protein-coding regions:
- the ribH gene encoding 6,7-dimethyl-8-ribityllumazine synthase, which translates into the protein MIKIGAVVAEFNFDITSMMLELAKEHAKFLDAEITEVMPVPGVYDMPLAIKKLLEDGNVDAVITLGAVIEGDTEHDEIVVQHAARKIIDLSLDYNKPVTLGISGPGMTRLEAHKRVEYGKRAVEAAVKLVKRLQ
- the mmp11 gene encoding methanogenesis marker protein 11, which codes for MEILTPEELKEKYDDAWITPYHEILTITDNDEKEIELIEYHPCPIGSDWMITQYKQTSPLILDAKRDGNKHTYYVKKGKTELNLKPSFQAAGIEEATIDDEEVKIIHAGLAGAGVGAAFCRGKASGVKRVEIFEKGGGSKVGKAAVVTPKLRKVIIGLDDTDIPTEGATWTLANNVANEIQKEKGYRYLEHITCQLYPNNPNKTKNCVSIILVFAIKEEDKEDLISSIKTKLKEKTLSQNTAFVVYDKLEVPEAVQKYGLEAKKSMKYFEEAEKIATENNIRVEYVTGKAGLIGALAALGLYNQPEEYAKVYSEE